A genomic window from Nocardioides rotundus includes:
- a CDS encoding FAD binding domain-containing protein — protein MKPAPFGYHRPADLEEACAALAADPGAKVLAGGQSLLPLLSMRLAAPSALVDLSGVPGLDRMRVDSDGVHVGALARQADVAADPRVGEAQPLLPLALANVAHATIRNRGTVVGSLAHADAAAELPAVLLLLGGSVTAMSVRGRRTVPASELFTGPMETTLAPDEIAVEAHFPALPPAAGVAFEEISRRNGDYAIAGVAALVETEGGAVTAARVAYVAVAETATVVDAGTDLTDLEVVADRAVGGLEVVADLHADADYRGHLARVLTARVLSAALARARGEAAA, from the coding sequence GTGAAGCCCGCCCCGTTCGGATACCACCGCCCCGCCGACCTGGAGGAGGCCTGCGCCGCCCTGGCCGCGGACCCCGGCGCCAAGGTGCTCGCCGGGGGTCAGAGCCTGCTGCCGCTGCTGAGCATGCGGCTGGCGGCGCCCAGCGCCCTCGTCGACCTGTCCGGCGTGCCCGGCCTGGACCGGATGCGGGTGGACAGCGACGGGGTCCACGTCGGCGCCCTGGCCCGACAGGCCGACGTGGCCGCCGACCCGCGGGTCGGCGAGGCGCAGCCGCTCCTCCCGCTGGCGCTGGCCAACGTCGCGCACGCCACGATCCGCAACCGGGGCACCGTGGTGGGCTCCCTGGCGCACGCCGACGCCGCCGCCGAGCTGCCGGCGGTGCTCCTGCTGCTCGGTGGCTCGGTGACCGCGATGTCGGTGCGGGGGCGCCGTACCGTCCCTGCCTCCGAGCTGTTCACCGGACCGATGGAGACCACCCTGGCCCCCGACGAGATCGCCGTGGAGGCGCACTTCCCCGCGCTGCCGCCCGCCGCCGGGGTGGCCTTCGAGGAGATCTCCCGACGCAACGGCGACTACGCGATCGCCGGGGTCGCCGCCCTGGTCGAGACCGAGGGCGGGGCGGTGACCGCCGCGCGAGTCGCCTACGTCGCCGTCGCCGAGACGGCCACCGTCGTCGACGCCGGGACCGACCTGACCGACCTGGAGGTCGTCGCGGACCGCGCGGTCGGCGGCCTGGAGGTGGTCGCCGACCTGCACGCCGATGCCGACTACCGCGGCCACCTGGCCCGGGTGCTGACCGCGCGCGTGCTGTCCGCCGCCCTGGCCCGCGCGAGAGGGGAGGCCGCGGCATGA
- a CDS encoding (2Fe-2S)-binding protein translates to MTEELYDVTLIVNGNRYDLRVPARRLLSDALRHDLGLTGTHVGCEHGVCGACTVLLDGRPARSCLALAVSTQGVAITTVEGLADPVGELGPVQRAFKECHALQCGFCTPGFLTTVTAGLEENPAPTHEEAREMIAGNLCRCTGYRNIVAAVERAAELSREADR, encoded by the coding sequence ATGACCGAGGAGCTGTACGACGTCACCCTCATCGTCAACGGCAACCGGTACGACCTGCGGGTGCCCGCCCGACGGCTGCTGTCCGACGCGCTGCGACACGACCTCGGCCTGACCGGCACCCACGTCGGCTGCGAGCACGGCGTCTGCGGCGCCTGCACCGTGCTGCTCGACGGCCGCCCGGCCCGGTCCTGCCTCGCCCTGGCGGTGAGCACCCAGGGCGTCGCGATCACCACGGTCGAGGGGCTCGCCGACCCCGTCGGCGAGCTCGGCCCGGTCCAGCGCGCGTTCAAGGAGTGCCACGCGCTGCAGTGCGGCTTCTGCACGCCGGGCTTCCTCACCACCGTGACCGCCGGGCTGGAGGAGAACCCCGCGCCCACGCACGAGGAGGCGCGGGAGATGATCGCCGGCAACCTGTGCCGCTGCACCGGATACCGCAACATCGTCGCGGCCGTCGAGCGCGCCGCCGAGCTCTCGCGGGAGGCGGACCGGTGA
- the cutA gene encoding aerobic carbon-monoxide dehydrogenase large subunit, with amino-acid sequence MTTRMVGEAVARVEDDRILRGQGAYVDDIAASPGTLHAAVLRSPHAHARIADIDVSGVLDVEGVHLVWTYDDLEGPMAESLPLLIPHPTLTHGHTQFALANGEVNHVGEAIAFVVAEDRYVAEDALDRIRVSYDFLPPVVGIEAARDGEALVHDDVPGNVAAHLEQEVGDARAAIAEAPYTLSLDLAIERSQCAPLEGRGTVARWDADVRRLLVWTSTQTSTGVRAAVAAKLGLDLAQVDVITPDVGGGFGVKIVHPWPEELLVPLAAMRLGRTVKFTEDRREHFVSSAHERAQLHHVDVGFDADGRVLGLDVRFWHDNGAYTPYGLIVPIITSTQLLGPYKPASYRVVFDSLYTNTVIVTPYRGAGRPQGCFVMERTMDAIAEALGRDRAEVRAANFIQPEEFPYDQGLVFQDGRDLVYDSGDYPRSLEMLKSLIGWDDFAAMRAEAERSGRRLGIGLGCYVEGTGVGPYEGAHVQIETTGKVKVATGLTSQGQGHQTSFAQIVADALGVRFEDVEITTGDTRRMPYAVGTFASRAAVMSGSAIHLAALKARAKALRIAAEALEVDEDDLEIVDGHVGVRGTDRGMALGTVAVLSNPLRYAFDEASKAATQFSVGDPGKPPVSEGDEPGLEGRDFYSPDRSTFASGMHAAIVETDPVTAEITVLKYAVVHDCGTIVNPLIVEGQIHGGLAQGIGGALYERMAYDADGQLQNASFMDFLMPYVTEIPDDLVVDHLETPSPLNPLGIKGAGEAGTIPVAAVIAAAIEDAEGIPVRSMPISPAELWELRRTSPRKEQP; translated from the coding sequence GTGACGACACGGATGGTGGGCGAGGCCGTCGCCCGCGTGGAGGACGACCGGATCCTGCGCGGGCAGGGCGCCTACGTCGACGACATCGCCGCCTCCCCCGGCACGCTGCACGCCGCCGTGCTCCGCTCGCCGCACGCCCACGCGCGGATCGCCGACATCGACGTCAGCGGGGTGCTCGACGTCGAGGGCGTGCACCTGGTCTGGACCTACGACGACCTCGAGGGCCCGATGGCCGAGTCCCTCCCGCTGCTCATCCCCCACCCCACGCTCACCCACGGGCACACCCAGTTCGCCCTGGCCAACGGCGAGGTGAACCACGTCGGCGAGGCGATCGCCTTCGTGGTCGCCGAGGACCGCTACGTCGCCGAGGACGCGCTGGACCGGATCCGGGTGAGCTACGACTTCCTGCCGCCGGTGGTCGGGATCGAGGCCGCGCGCGACGGCGAGGCGCTGGTGCACGACGACGTGCCGGGCAACGTCGCCGCGCACCTGGAGCAGGAGGTCGGCGACGCGCGGGCGGCGATCGCGGAGGCGCCGTACACCCTCTCGCTGGACCTGGCGATCGAGCGCAGCCAATGCGCCCCGCTGGAGGGCCGCGGCACCGTGGCCCGCTGGGACGCCGACGTACGGCGCCTCCTGGTCTGGACCTCCACCCAGACCTCCACCGGGGTGCGCGCGGCGGTCGCCGCGAAGCTGGGCCTGGACCTGGCGCAGGTCGACGTGATCACCCCGGACGTCGGCGGCGGCTTCGGGGTGAAGATCGTGCACCCCTGGCCCGAGGAGCTGCTGGTGCCGCTCGCGGCGATGCGGCTGGGGCGGACGGTGAAGTTCACCGAGGACCGGCGCGAGCACTTCGTCTCCTCCGCGCACGAGCGGGCGCAGCTGCACCACGTCGACGTGGGCTTCGACGCCGACGGCCGCGTCCTCGGGCTGGACGTGCGGTTCTGGCACGACAACGGCGCCTACACGCCGTACGGACTGATCGTCCCGATCATCACCTCCACCCAGCTGCTCGGCCCCTACAAGCCGGCGAGCTACCGCGTGGTCTTCGACAGCCTCTACACCAACACGGTGATCGTCACCCCCTACCGCGGGGCGGGGCGGCCGCAGGGCTGCTTCGTGATGGAGCGGACGATGGACGCGATCGCCGAGGCGCTCGGACGCGACCGTGCCGAGGTGCGGGCGGCGAACTTCATCCAGCCCGAGGAGTTCCCCTACGACCAGGGGCTGGTCTTCCAGGACGGCCGGGACCTGGTCTACGACTCCGGGGACTACCCCCGCTCGCTGGAGATGCTCAAGTCCCTCATCGGGTGGGACGACTTCGCGGCGATGCGCGCCGAGGCCGAGCGCTCGGGACGGCGGCTCGGGATCGGCCTCGGCTGCTACGTCGAGGGCACCGGCGTCGGCCCCTACGAGGGGGCGCACGTGCAGATCGAGACCACCGGGAAGGTGAAGGTCGCCACCGGCCTCACCTCGCAGGGGCAGGGACACCAGACGTCGTTCGCCCAGATCGTGGCCGACGCGCTGGGCGTGCGGTTCGAGGACGTGGAGATCACCACCGGCGACACCCGGCGGATGCCCTATGCCGTCGGCACGTTCGCCTCGCGAGCCGCGGTGATGAGCGGCTCGGCGATCCACCTGGCGGCGCTCAAGGCACGGGCCAAGGCGCTGCGGATCGCCGCCGAGGCGCTCGAGGTCGACGAGGACGACCTGGAGATCGTCGACGGCCACGTCGGCGTCCGGGGCACCGACCGCGGCATGGCCCTGGGCACGGTCGCCGTGCTCTCCAACCCGCTGCGCTACGCCTTCGACGAGGCGTCGAAGGCCGCCACCCAGTTCAGCGTCGGCGACCCCGGCAAGCCGCCGGTGAGCGAGGGCGACGAGCCGGGGCTGGAGGGGCGCGACTTCTACTCCCCCGACCGGTCCACCTTCGCCAGCGGCATGCACGCGGCGATCGTGGAGACCGACCCGGTGACCGCGGAGATCACCGTGCTGAAGTACGCCGTCGTGCACGACTGCGGCACGATCGTGAACCCGCTGATCGTGGAGGGCCAGATCCACGGCGGGCTGGCGCAGGGCATCGGCGGCGCGCTCTACGAGCGGATGGCCTACGACGCCGACGGGCAGCTGCAGAACGCCTCGTTCATGGACTTCCTGATGCCCTACGTCACCGAGATCCCCGACGACCTGGTGGTCGACCACCTGGAGACGCCGTCGCCGCTGAACCCGCTCGGGATCAAGGGCGCCGGCGAGGCCGGGACGATCCCGGTGGCCGCGGTGATCGCCGCGGCGATCGAGGACGCGGAGGGGATCCCGGTCCGGTCGATGCCGATCTCCCCGGCGGAGCTGTGGGAGCTGCGCCGTACCTCCCCACGGAAGGAGCAGCCGTGA
- a CDS encoding SRPBCC family protein translates to MKLNGTNRVQAPVQQTWDALLDPEVLVRALPGCERLVAVGENAYDMTVTAGVASIKGTYDGHCELTELDEPRSLVMSLQGAGAPGTIGATVRVDFTDDDGATTVAWDADAVVGGMVGGVGQRMLGSVAKRMAGEFFANVERAIAEPTAPVADQSATAAEAPAATGEPSSGRVYAAPAAPSGQQDFLRGVAVGAGLVLAGVVAGGLAARRPR, encoded by the coding sequence GTGAAGCTGAACGGAACCAACCGGGTCCAGGCGCCGGTGCAGCAGACCTGGGACGCCCTGCTCGACCCCGAGGTGCTGGTGCGGGCGCTGCCGGGCTGCGAGCGGCTCGTCGCGGTGGGCGAGAACGCCTACGACATGACCGTGACCGCCGGGGTCGCGTCGATCAAGGGCACCTACGACGGACACTGCGAGCTCACCGAGCTCGACGAGCCCCGGTCGCTGGTGATGTCGCTGCAGGGAGCCGGGGCGCCGGGAACCATCGGCGCGACCGTGCGGGTCGACTTCACCGACGACGACGGCGCGACGACGGTGGCCTGGGACGCCGACGCCGTCGTCGGCGGCATGGTCGGCGGTGTCGGCCAGCGGATGCTCGGCTCGGTCGCGAAGCGGATGGCGGGCGAGTTCTTCGCCAACGTGGAGCGCGCGATCGCCGAGCCGACCGCCCCGGTCGCCGACCAGTCCGCCACCGCGGCCGAGGCTCCCGCGGCCACGGGCGAGCCGTCGTCGGGCAGGGTGTACGCCGCCCCCGCGGCCCCTTCCGGTCAGCAGGACTTCCTGCGCGGGGTGGCGGTGGGCGCGGGACTGGTGCTGGCCGGGGTCGTGGCGGGCGGCCTGGCCGCGAGGAGGCCGCGATGA
- a CDS encoding amidase, translating to MSDLTVDSTARAMAAAIAAREISARELLELHLTRIGERNPELNALVSLDPERARAAAEEADRVTAAGGELPPLHGLPFAFKDTHDVAGWRTTFGSPLLADNVPETDELLVERVRAAGVTVLGRSNVPEFAAGSHTFNRVFGVTRNPVDPSRSAGGSSGGAACALATGMVPLADGSDMGGSLRNPASFCGVVGLRPSLGRVPEWPLYNQWETTSVGGPMARSVGDLALLLSVLAGPDPRAPQALGDPGGTFAPPLAPVPLTGLRVAVSRDLGGAFEVDDRVAAVVRSAAEAIESAGAQVEDAHPDLSLADDTFRTLRAWHLNAKLGETHRANPGALKETLAANIEAGEPLTGADIARAYAQRTSLSETMRRFFDREHGGYDVLVLPVSQVPPFPVEQEYPADINGRPQPDYLAWMRSAYFITVTGCPALSLPAGHTPEGLPVGIQVVAPHGADRRLLSIATTLEEVLRP from the coding sequence ATGAGCGACCTCACCGTCGACTCCACGGCGCGGGCGATGGCGGCGGCCATCGCGGCCCGGGAGATCTCCGCGCGCGAGCTGCTGGAGCTGCACCTCACCCGGATCGGCGAGCGCAACCCCGAGCTCAACGCGCTCGTCTCCCTGGACCCCGAGCGGGCCCGCGCCGCGGCCGAGGAGGCCGACCGGGTCACCGCGGCGGGCGGTGAGCTGCCGCCCCTGCACGGCCTGCCGTTCGCGTTCAAGGACACCCACGACGTGGCCGGCTGGCGCACCACCTTCGGCTCCCCGCTCCTCGCGGACAACGTGCCCGAGACCGACGAGCTGCTGGTCGAGCGGGTGCGGGCCGCCGGGGTGACGGTGCTCGGGCGCAGCAACGTGCCCGAGTTCGCTGCGGGCTCGCACACCTTCAACCGGGTCTTCGGCGTGACCCGCAACCCGGTCGACCCGAGTCGCTCGGCCGGCGGCTCCAGCGGCGGGGCCGCGTGCGCGCTGGCGACCGGCATGGTGCCGCTCGCGGACGGCTCGGACATGGGCGGCTCGCTGCGCAACCCGGCGTCGTTCTGCGGGGTCGTCGGCCTGCGGCCCTCGCTCGGCCGGGTGCCGGAGTGGCCGCTCTACAACCAGTGGGAGACCACCTCGGTCGGCGGGCCGATGGCCCGCAGCGTCGGCGACCTGGCCCTGCTGCTCTCGGTCCTCGCCGGCCCCGACCCGCGCGCACCGCAGGCGCTGGGCGACCCCGGCGGCACCTTCGCGCCGCCCCTCGCCCCCGTCCCCCTCACCGGCCTGCGCGTCGCGGTCTCCCGGGACCTGGGCGGCGCGTTCGAGGTCGACGACCGGGTGGCCGCCGTGGTCCGGTCCGCGGCCGAGGCGATCGAGTCCGCCGGGGCCCAGGTCGAGGACGCGCACCCCGACCTGTCGCTCGCCGACGACACCTTCCGGACCCTGCGCGCCTGGCATCTCAACGCGAAGCTCGGCGAGACGCACCGGGCCAACCCCGGCGCGCTCAAGGAGACGCTGGCGGCCAACATCGAGGCCGGGGAGCCGCTCACCGGCGCGGACATCGCCCGCGCCTACGCCCAGCGGACCAGTCTGTCGGAGACGATGCGCCGCTTCTTCGACCGCGAGCACGGCGGGTACGACGTCCTCGTGCTGCCGGTCTCCCAGGTGCCGCCGTTCCCGGTCGAGCAGGAGTACCCCGCCGACATCAATGGCCGCCCGCAGCCGGACTACCTCGCCTGGATGCGGTCGGCGTACTTCATCACCGTGACCGGGTGTCCCGCACTGTCGCTCCCGGCCGGGCACACGCCCGAGGGGCTGCCGGTCGGGATCCAGGTCGTCGCGCCGCACGGCGCCGACCGGCGCCTGCTGTCCATCGCGACCACGCTCGAGGAGGTCCTCCGCCCATGA
- a CDS encoding hydantoinase/oxoprolinase family protein has translation MTDATLRRIRIGIDTGGTFTDVVAFDEDTGALVSTKTPSTPSDPADGFLAGVRKVLGLLDATGDDITAVCHGTTVATNQLLEGSVGELGFITTEGYEFILEIARQAVPDGYGNSYFWVKPPRIVPADRVRTVAGRMDFEGKEVRPFDEAEAVEVARWFRERGIDTIGVCFLHSYAEDDHERRMLEVLRREHPDAVVSLSSEVLREYREYERSMTTLVDAAVKPKVSRYVGNIHARLAGELGREDAAFYIMKSNGGVLSAEEVVHQPITTVLSGPAAGALGAGLIAQRAGFPRVLTCDGGGTSTDVSVVLDGEPTLTTEGSVGAFPSKIPMIDVVTVGAGGGSVAWISPEGTLKVGPRSAGADPGPLCYAQGGTEPTITDAHLLLGRIPPHLLGGEIPLDADAARTGIEQLAARLELDPVHCAAGILEISAWNQANALRQVSVQRGLDVRDFMLATFGGSGSLLACRLVDVLDLGGVVVPPDPGNVSAFGLLTVDVKNDYVQTSVARHDGLDLGAVRATYDDLTQRAAQALEREGFPSTAHRFVRTADLRYLGQAYEVRVTAPDGEVDEAFATAVADAFHDQHRALYGYDFRGDPHQHVEWVNLRVTGVGPITRPDVRTIAPRETGAPEPSGRRPVCFVAEEGYVDTPILWRPDLAAGDTVSGPCVIEEFGSTVPVHPGFVACVDEHANLVITREERA, from the coding sequence ATGACCGACGCCACCTTGCGCCGGATCCGGATCGGCATCGACACCGGCGGCACCTTCACCGACGTGGTCGCCTTCGACGAGGACACCGGTGCGCTGGTCAGCACCAAGACCCCGTCCACGCCCAGCGACCCCGCGGACGGCTTCCTCGCCGGAGTGCGCAAGGTGCTCGGCCTGCTGGACGCCACCGGCGACGACATCACCGCGGTCTGCCACGGCACCACGGTCGCGACCAACCAGCTGCTCGAGGGCAGCGTCGGCGAGCTCGGGTTCATCACCACCGAGGGCTACGAGTTCATTCTGGAGATCGCCCGTCAGGCCGTCCCCGACGGCTACGGGAACTCCTACTTCTGGGTCAAGCCGCCGCGGATCGTGCCGGCCGACCGGGTGCGCACCGTCGCCGGCCGGATGGACTTCGAGGGCAAGGAGGTGCGCCCCTTCGACGAGGCCGAGGCGGTCGAGGTGGCCCGCTGGTTCCGGGAGCGCGGGATCGACACGATCGGAGTGTGCTTCCTGCACTCCTACGCCGAGGACGACCACGAGCGACGGATGCTGGAGGTGCTGCGGCGCGAGCACCCCGACGCGGTGGTGTCGCTGTCGAGCGAGGTGCTGCGGGAGTACCGCGAGTACGAGCGCTCGATGACCACCCTGGTCGACGCGGCGGTCAAGCCGAAGGTGTCCCGCTATGTCGGCAACATCCACGCCCGGCTGGCCGGCGAGCTGGGGCGGGAGGACGCCGCGTTCTACATCATGAAGTCCAACGGCGGGGTGCTCAGCGCCGAGGAGGTCGTACACCAGCCGATCACCACGGTGCTGTCCGGTCCCGCCGCGGGTGCGCTCGGCGCCGGGCTGATCGCCCAGCGGGCCGGCTTCCCCCGGGTGCTCACCTGCGACGGCGGCGGCACCTCCACCGACGTCAGCGTCGTGCTCGACGGGGAGCCGACGCTCACCACCGAGGGCAGTGTCGGCGCGTTCCCGTCGAAGATCCCGATGATCGACGTGGTCACCGTCGGCGCCGGCGGCGGCTCGGTCGCGTGGATCTCCCCCGAGGGCACGCTCAAGGTCGGGCCCCGCTCGGCCGGGGCGGACCCGGGGCCGCTCTGCTACGCCCAGGGCGGCACCGAGCCGACGATCACCGACGCGCACCTGCTGCTCGGCCGGATCCCGCCGCACCTCCTCGGCGGCGAGATCCCGCTGGACGCCGACGCCGCCCGCACCGGGATCGAGCAGCTGGCGGCGCGGCTGGAGCTGGACCCGGTGCACTGCGCGGCGGGCATCCTGGAGATCTCGGCGTGGAACCAGGCCAATGCGCTGCGCCAGGTCAGCGTCCAGCGGGGGCTCGACGTCCGCGACTTCATGCTCGCGACCTTCGGCGGCTCCGGCTCCCTCTTGGCCTGTCGGCTGGTCGACGTCCTCGACCTCGGCGGTGTGGTGGTGCCGCCCGATCCGGGCAACGTGTCGGCGTTCGGGCTGCTCACCGTGGACGTGAAGAACGACTATGTGCAGACCTCGGTCGCGCGCCACGACGGGCTGGACCTCGGCGCCGTGCGAGCGACGTACGACGACCTCACCCAGCGCGCCGCACAGGCCCTCGAGCGCGAGGGCTTCCCGAGCACGGCGCACCGGTTCGTCCGCACCGCCGACCTGCGCTACCTCGGCCAGGCCTACGAGGTGCGGGTGACCGCGCCCGACGGCGAGGTCGACGAGGCGTTCGCCACCGCGGTCGCGGACGCCTTCCACGACCAGCACCGCGCGCTCTACGGCTACGACTTCCGCGGGGACCCGCACCAGCACGTCGAGTGGGTGAACCTCCGGGTGACCGGGGTCGGGCCGATCACCCGGCCCGACGTACGCACCATCGCGCCCCGCGAGACCGGGGCGCCGGAGCCGAGCGGGCGACGACCGGTCTGCTTCGTCGCCGAGGAGGGGTACGTCGACACCCCGATCCTCTGGCGTCCCGACCTGGCCGCCGGCGACACGGTGAGCGGGCCGTGCGTGATCGAGGAGTTCGGATCGACCGTCCCGGTCCACCCGGGCTTCGTCGCATGCGTCGACGAGCACGCCAACCTCGTCATCACCCGGGAGGAGCGAGCATGA